The following nucleotide sequence is from Oncorhynchus kisutch isolate 150728-3 linkage group LG29, Okis_V2, whole genome shotgun sequence.
GTCTCCCACCCGGATGGCAGCCTGGACCGTGGTGTCCCACAAATGCTGGGCCTCCTGCCCAGAACCAGATGGGGGCAGGCCAGTGCGCCGATGGAGCGGGTCAATGTTATGGAGTATCTCCAGGCGTGGAGACTCTTTGCCTTCACTGATGGTTGGCCACACATTGTAGCCATCCAGACCCTCAGTCAGTGACACGTTACCCCCAGCCAGACCCACCAGGGTTGGATACCAGTCAGTGATGTGCATGAGGGCCTTGGAGACCCTCCGCTTGTTACGCAGCAGTGGGCTGTGTACGAAGCCCACCCCACGGACACCTCCCTCCCAGTAGGTCCCCTTACGTCCCCGTAGGGGCCAGTTACTCCCCCCAGTGAACGGCTGGGCACCGTTGTCAGTGGAGAAGATGAGCACACTGTTGCGGTAGTAGCCGTACTTGCGCAGAGCGTAGGTGACATTGCGTACAGCCTCGTCTACGATGGACACCAAGGCTGCGTACTTCCTTCTGGCTACGTTCCCCATCCCGCGGTAGGGGTAGATGTAGGCCTTGGGTGACTGAAGGGGCGTGTGGACAGCCTGGAGGGAGAGGAACATGAAGAGGGGCTGGCGGGACGGGTCATGAGTGGACAGGATCTTGCGTACCCTCTGTGTGTAGAGGTGGGTGGAGAACTTGCCTCCACGGCCCCAGGCCACGGTCTCCCCCTCGTGGAGATCGTAGCCACATAGGCCTGGTCCGTCACAGGAACCATACGTGTAGTAGTCCACACTGCCCGTCAGAGAGCCAAAGTAGCTGTGGAAGCCTCTGCGTGTGGGCAGACACTCCTTCCTGTAGAAGCCAAGATGCCATTTGCCCACCATGTGAGTAGCGTACCCTGCTTCCTGCAGTCGCTGTGGGAGTGTGGTCATGTCCAGGGGGAGGCAGTTGGGCTGTCGAGGCCGGATGATGGAATGCTGAAGGCCTGTGTGGATCTGGTATCTGTGTAAAGAGAAATAATATCCAATACCAAATCTTAATCATCCTCATTGATTATGTACAAAACACGTTCAGCTGGAACTGATTCCAAAATATAGTCATGATGCTTAGAACAGCCTTACTGAAGATACTCTGTCATTACAGATAAGTAGTTTGTGCTCTACCAACCATTTAATTACAGTTTGGTTGACAAAGCTTGTTTTACAGCCTGACTACAGCTTTCAAGCCATAAAAGGCAACTAATGAAGTCAATTAGTCTTTAAGGAACCACACATGTAAACATAAGCGTTTGTTTTCTGCCAGGAGTCTGCTTAAATGGAAGGAGAAGGGTATTACTGGCATACTGTGTGAGGATACACTGAAAAAAAGGAGTTCAAAAATATTATTAGGCTAATTATTctgcatggaacccaaaagagttctacctggaaccaaaagagttctacctggaaccaaaagagttctacctggaaccaaaagggttctacctggaaccaaaaattatTCTCATCTGGGTACAGTCAAAGAatcattttaggttctagattttTCTAAGAGTGTTACGGGTGAGAAAAGGAATGTTGCAGAAATATGAAGAACAAGTATAGCCCCCTACTGAACTATAATAAACACTACGATGTCTGTGCTGATGCCACTAACAGAAATACCAAACCATTCTACATAAAAACAATATTGCATTTTTCATAAACCTTGAACATTTCCCTATTTTTAGTAGCGTGTAGTACTTCAGTTACCTTATACAACGTTAAAACACTTGTACCGTGTCCCTGTATAACTGTTGACTGGCCGCCCAGGTTATTTGCATGGTCTGATATTTGGGTGGTCTGCACTGCAGTAAGCATGCAGACACACTCCACTTCCTTCAGGCAAGCCCCTTCCCATATACGACCCGCACTGAGTCAAATGAGCCCCTTCCACCCATGTCCCACACTGAGACTGAATGATCCCCTTCCTCCTGCGATCCACACTGAGTCTGAATGATCCCCTTCCTCCTGCGATCCACACTGAGTCTGAATGATCCCCTTCCTCCTGCAATCCACACTGAGTCTGAATGATCCCCTTCCTCCTGCGATCCACACTGAGTCTGAATCATCCCCTTCCTCTCACAACCCTAATTGAGTATGAATGACCGCCTTCCTACACGACCCACACTGGGTCTGAATGAGCCCCTTCCTCCTTCGACCCACACTGAGTCTGAATCATCCCCTTCCTACCCAACCCACACTGGATCTGAATGAGCCCCTTCCTCCTATGACCCACACTGGGTCTGAATCATCCCCTTCCTCTCACTACCCAAATTGAGTATGAATGAGCGCCTTCCTACATGACCCACACTGGATCTGAATGAGCCCCTTCCTCCTACGACCCACAGTGATTCTGAATGAGCCACTTCCGCCCACGACCCACAGTGATTCTGAATGAGCCCCTTTATCTAACGGCCCACACTGGGTCTGAATGAGCTCCTTCCTCCTACGACCCACACTTGGTCTGAATGAGCCCCTTTATCTAACGGCCCACACTGGGTCTGAATGAGCATGTGGTGATAGGGTCTACTGAGAGTTGATGTAAAGGGTGATGCAGTGCAGatatacacacacctacaaaTAAACATTCCACAgctctattccctccctccctatctccttaactccctacctacctccctcactcccatCTCTAACTGTAAATGGGCCTGTTTCTGGATGTCGAGTGGATGGCTATTACGCTATTATACTCTTTTTCAGTAAGATCGTGTGTCATGTCCTCACTCCTCAGCCTAAAAAACAAGTGTGTTGCTCCTGTCTGTTCATCAACTCCTCTTGCTCTTGTTCATTACCTGAGTGTTGCCGGGGAGACAACAGCTAATTACACTCTCCTTTCAAAAGCTCTGAAGATCCAGAACTAGGTTGAACTGTTCCCCTAGTGACAGGCTTCCAACCGaccccataacacacacacatacacacacacacacacacacacacacacacacacacacacacacacacacacacacacacacacacacacagtgctctgATGGCCCCACAGTTGTTGTTCAGGCTGCAGCCCAGCAGCAGCTGTGTGATATGCCAACATCACCACTCCTGAAAAGTACTTCAAGCAAACGCCACAACTGAGATTCTTAGTAATCCATTCTCACCAAAAAATATTTAGCAACCCTACATTTTCGATAAGACCTCCCCAAGTTGTCAACTTTAAAAGACGTTAAGGCATATCAATAAGTACAACCTTCTCTGAGTACTTCAATAGAGGTAACAAAATGTGTGTTTTAGGTACATTACTCTGAGGAGACAAGGACTCCACCCAAGCGTTGTGTCGTTCATTTTCAATTCTCTTCCTAAGCTGGTGCTCATATGGTTGTTATCTTCCTACGCTGGTGCTCATATGGTTGTAATCTTCCTACGCTGGCGCTCATATGGTTGTTATCTTCCTACGCTGGTGCTCATATGGTTGTAATCTTCCTACGCTGGCGCTCATATGGTTGTTATCTTCCTACGCTGGTGCTCATATGGTTGTAATCTTCCTACGCTGGCGCTCATATGGTTGTTATCTTCCAACGCTGGTGCTCATATGGTTGTAATCTTCCTACGCTGGTGCTCATATGGTTGTTATCTTCCTACGCTGGTGCTCATATGGTTGTTATCTTCCTATGCTGGCGCTCATATGGTTGTTATCTTCCTACGCTGGTGCTCATATGGTTGTTATCTTCCTACGCTGGTGCTCATATGGTTGTTATCTTCCTACGCTGGCGCTCATATGGTTGTTATCTTCCTACGCTGGTGCTCATATGGTTGTTATCTTCCTACGCTGGCGCTCATATGGTTGTTATCTTCCTACGCTGGCGCTCATATGGTTGTTATCTTCCTACGCTGGTGCTCATATGGTTGTGTTTATCTGGTCTCTGCTTGCTAGAGCAGATGAAGCAGCCCTCAACTGTTGTTTCACAATACTGGCCTCTCACCCTCCACAGTCCATCTCAACAACAGATGTTTCTGCTCATGTACCTGGGGTAGAAAGTGAGTTATCTACAGCATTTATCTTCCCCAACAATTTACAGCTATTTCCTGGTAAAGTACACCAAGTGCATGACTATGTGGAATATGTACGTATCCCTCACCTCTATTGTATATGTATTCAAATCTGGTTCAATGTCTGTGCAATGGCTTTCTGAGACTTACAGGACAGCCAGGGTTTACCCTGTTTCCCATGGGAAAACAAAAACGACTTTGTTTAGATTTCCTGACAATTCTTATTGACTTATGAATGATCTTCAGACTAACTCATCTGTTATGACTGACTATAGCTGCCAACAGGAAAACTTCCAGTAAATGCTGCTGTTGTTCTGTGTTGCACTGGATGAAGATCACTATGGACAGCTCATTAGTGCAgaacgtggacaactacaaatacttaggtgtctggttagactgtaaactctacttccagacccatatcaaacatctccaatccaaagttaaatctagaattggcttcctatttcgcaacaaagcatccttcactcatgctgccaaacatacccttgtaaaactgaccatcctaccaatcctcgactttggcgatgtcatttacaaaatagcctccaataccctactcaacaaattggatgcagtctatcacagtgcaatccgttttgtcaccaaagccccatatactacccaccattgcgacctgtacgctctcgttggctggccctcgcttcatactcgtcgccaaacccactggctccatgtcatctacaagaccctgctaggcaaagtccccccttatctcagctcgctggtcaccatagcatctcccacctgtggcacacgctccagcaggtatatctctctagtcacccccagaaccaattctttctttggccgcctctccttccagttctctgctgccaatgactggaacgaactacaaaaatctctgaaactggaaacacttatctccctccctagctttaagcaccaactgtcagagcagctcacagattactgcacctgtacatagcccacctataatttagcccaaacaactacctctttcccaactgtatttaattgtatttatttatttattttgctcctttgcaccccattatttttatttctattttgcacattcttccattgcaaaactaccattccagtgttttacttgctatattgtatttactttgccaccatggcctttatgcctttacctcccttcccacctcatttgctcacattgtatatagacttgtttatactgtattattgactgtatgtctgttttactccatgtgtaactctgtgtcgttgtatctgtcgaactgctttgctttatcttggccaggtcgcaattgtaaatgagaacttgttctcaacttgcctacctggttaaataaaggtaaaatataaaataaataaataatagaatGCATTTTAACATGCGCATATTTATCTCTAAACGCATCTTGATCATGATGTGATGCATCACAACTTTATGTAGTTTATCAATACATAGGTGTATAATTAGGAAACTACATTGTAATTCCTCACCTGGATGTACACCGTAATTACAGATAAAAATGTAGCCTTCATAAAACAATTAGTGTAACGGTGTGATCAAGAGAAAAACTAACATTTTCTTAATTCTGCAgaatctcttatccagagcgacgaTGTTTAAGTGACTTTCTCAAGTGCATATCGACAGATTGTCTTCGACAAGTCGGCTTTAGGAAGTGCTCAAAAATTGAAGCCAGATGCTGACGCAAACTGAGGTTATGCTAGGTTATTTTTACGTCTGCTACGTTAGGTATAGGTTTATGTTTACCTGCCCGTGATCAGCTGACTGCGTGACGGAGTGCAGATAGGTTGAACGTAATAATTCTCCAGCTTCACCCCTTCGGAGGCCAGTTTGTCTAGAGTTGGAGTACGAATGTCCGGGTTGTGGTAACCTATGTCATTGAAGCCTTGGTCATCCGTCAGTATGAATATGATGTGTGGTGGTTGTTTGGGCTCAAACGTAATAGAGGGATCGTTTTGAGTGTGCTCCTCCACTTTATTCGGCTTGATCCATTCCATGGATAGGTAGCCAAAACTTAGCAAACTGACCATTGAGAGGCTGGTAGCTGCGTGCATTTTTACAACTTTAGATTGTAATTGGACATTAGAGTCGTTACGGTCCTCGCACTATAGTACTCCTCGCACTCTGTATCACACACATTCTTGAAATTAAACGAATACACACGCGCGTAACGTATCCAAGGATCCAGAGTGGAAAAAGATGAAACATTGTTATCGCCACAGATTCTCATTCGTCATGACCGTCCAGCGCTTACAATGTCCAAGCTTCTGTTCTGTAAACTTGGGCTCTAAATTTTGAACGCTACTCCTGCACATTAGAACGTTACAATTAGCCTATCTATACATTTTCCACCGATCCTCCTTCTCAGTGGTTGCTGTTACTCCGCCTGCGTCTCAGCACAGAATTTGAAACAAGACCCTTCATAGACCCATCCCTCCGCCTCTGGTACAATGCAAGCCTCGTGCTCCTCATCTCAAGGGAAGTTGGCTCCATTGCATTGAAAAAACAGCATCCCATTTATTTTACTATGCAAAAATGTATTCAAGGGACCATGCAAAGACCGTACATCTAAAATCTCAGATTATAGGTAGAAAAACTTTATTATCAAAGTCGACCTACTACAATTAGGCCTATGTTGTGTTCAAGTATgccaatactaaccctaaccctaacccttctacaTTTCAAAGGTTGTAAGACCTTATACCCCTTGCAGACCATAACCTTTAGTGTACTCATAGAATGATTATTCTGAGTTATCCTATATTTAATGGCATGCTTATAACTATAGTATCAAAGTTCGAATGGGAGTAGCTATGTACAGTAGGCTTCAGTCAACCTACAATTAGGTCTATGGTGTGGCTACTGCTACATtctaaaggttgcaagatcacgGACCATACCCCTTAGAGAGCAGAGTCATGAAACAATGGACCCCTCATAATCATTCTATGTGTGCAGTACTCTAGCAATACCTGATATATCCCATTATAGAAGTCATGCCTTAGGATAGGGTGTGGCTTGACAGAGAAGGTAGACATAAGGTTGATGAAGATTCAGATTTACCTGTCTGCTTCAGAGGAACCTGCACTCTTCATACTTGTGTGTTCACATGGAACGTTTCACCCTGTCAAATCAAAAACACACCCTAACAAGCTCTTCCCTCTATACCCCTGGGCACAATATGAACAGTACAGTGCAACTACAGTGTACCAAAGGTTTATTCTCTCCACGCACAGCAATTTATACTTTTGCTGTTTCACTGCTATACCACCACCAAAAAGTGGTCTTAGCACAATGGTTTGTATCAGTGTCAAAAATCCAGCAATGTTGCCTGACTAAAATCTATGCCTGCAACTGTTTACTTTATTAACGCCTGTTTGCCAAGACTAGAAGAACCTCGTTACAAGCCACAGAGCAGAGGAAGGTGCAGCTGGATATTTCTGGTGCGCCTGGGCATTGGGAGACGGACAGTGCAGGTTGTTATACAACTCTGTACCATTCCACCACTGAACATTGCTTTTCTCTCTCCAGTCTACTGGAGAGGGAAGTGCTTCAATCTCAGTTCATAAGAGCTGCCTTTCATAGTTCCGTTACTGAGGTTATTGAAACTTTCTGCTTGCCTTCTGTCCTTGAAAGTCCTACCCTCccacactacataggaaataggtaTTTATAAAGAGACAGCGTTAATAACTTCGAAACTGTACATCTTTGTGAAGGGGGAAATTCCAACAAAACAGAGAGATGAGAGTTAACTTTATTCATTTTCTATTGAATTGATGGATTCATTGTCctctgtggtggtgggggtgtATCAGGCCACAGAATATGGACAGTAGATGCATGTGCAAACTTCCTCAATGGAGAGCTGCTTTGAGAGGGGGTGTATTAGTAACGCTTGCAGTAAGCTAGCAGGGTGTTAGTCTTTAGTAGACTGCAATAATGCCAAACCATTCCTAGGATTTGTTCTGGCGTTAAATAAGGTTTCCATGGAACCTTgcgtctacactgattgaaacaGGTTTAATGACAGAAGTTCCTCTGTAAACCCATGTAAGATTGTCTTTGCAGGGGGAAAAGATTttcttcctttctcctctctctcatcccttggCGCAAAATAACAGCCAACAGGAGAGTTGTCAATGGGCATTCATTTCCCCTTTGctaggtggcaggtagcctagtgattacgAGTGTTGAGCCAGTAGCTGAAAGGTAGATGGTTCAAATCcttgagctgactaggtgaaaaatcttttgatttgctcctgtaagtcactctggataagagcatctgctaagttACAAAAATGTAGAGTTAGCTTTTCGCAAGTCTAATTCAATGGAATTGTCACTGTAGTCATTGTCTGGTGTTGACGGGATGAAAGGTGGGTCTTCCAGAGCTGCCGGTCACAATCTCCTGCTACTCCAGTCTGGTGTCGCTCCTAAACTGGTCCACATACGTGACTTCTGACCTGTCCCTTCTGCTGGACCTATGAGGTAGTAATGGGTATGAAATAATGATAAGAACGCAAAAATAAGTCAAAAGGTCTTTGAAATCCAATATATGTCTTAGTGAATGGCTGTCAATTATAATTCATGTTTGAACATGTTCCTACTTTTAGTAAATCTGTTATTAAAGTGGTCAGGCcagaggaagggttagggttagaggtggAGGGCAACAGGCAAACATGTCATGTCCCATCACAAGACTATGCTCATGTGGTTAGCAATCACATTTCTTATGCTTAAACGACTCACTAGAAGTCACACATCTGTTCCAGCATATCTGACAGTTTGGTCATGATATTCATACAGGAAGTAAAATAGCCAGTATGATATTAGTGGCGCATTGACAATAATatccaggggcgcaactttcacaaAAATTGCATTTTTTGCAATTGCATGCGAACGCCTCCGAACGGTCAGGGTTGGCTGTTAGAAGTGTTATCCGACTGGATCAAAAATGGCTACATTTCTAAAATTGCGCCCCTGATAATATCGATATCGATAATATCGATACTACTCCCATCCCAGTGAGCACAATACGTATTTTCAACGTCTTGTGCTCATTGGGATGAACCATGGTTTGAACAGGAAGAGTCTGTTGTTTGGTTGGGGTGATTTAGGCCATATCTATTCTCTACCAGAGCGAGGTATGACATCAGATTAGAAAATGTGTACTTTGTGACGAGTTGTTCTTGTTGGTTCCCTCAGCACAAACTGAATGGATTTCTGTGTGGGTTTCTTGTTAATGCAGTACAATGATTTAATATTATACTGATAAATACCACAGGCCACTTTGTACTGTAACATTATCTTCTCAGTTTCAGTTTTTGAAACTGTCATTTTCAGTCATGTGTTCGGGCTTGTGcccattttatttaactaggcaagtcaataaagaacaaaatcttattttcaatgacagcctaccggggaacagtgggttaactgttcaggggcagaacgacagatttttaccttgtcaactcaggaaTTAGATCCAGCAATTTTACGgtttctggcccaacgctctaaccactaggctacctgcagcccgtTTTGAATTGTCCCCTCTCCTACTTTAACTGACACCCAACATAATGCCATTTTGGTAGAATAATCTGTTTCAGATATTGTCCTATATTCCTTTGCACAGCCTTTTGTTGTTTAATTTCTGGGAGAGTTACAGGGTGTTTGACGCCATCGTGTGTTATGTTGATGAATTGaaaaccaataaatacatttatgaCGGCACAGTCCTACGTTACTCTGCCACGatccacgttcaaaacaactggtaaCTCGGAAATCTCTTCCGATTTTggtgcgttcaaaacaactgggaactcggaaaaaacgAGCACCGAATGGGAAAATCGAtgtgaac
It contains:
- the arsib gene encoding arylsulfatase I, coding for MHAATSLSMVSLLSFGYLSMEWIKPNKVEEHTQNDPSITFEPKQPPHIIFILTDDQGFNDIGYHNPDIRTPTLDKLASEGVKLENYYVQPICTPSRSQLITGRYQIHTGLQHSIIRPRQPNCLPLDMTTLPQRLQEAGYATHMVGKWHLGFYRKECLPTRRGFHSYFGSLTGSVDYYTYGSCDGPGLCGYDLHEGETVAWGRGGKFSTHLYTQRVRKILSTHDPSRQPLFMFLSLQAVHTPLQSPKAYIYPYRGMGNVARRKYAALVSIVDEAVRNVTYALRKYGYYRNSVLIFSTDNGAQPFTGGSNWPLRGRKGTYWEGGVRGVGFVHSPLLRNKRRVSKALMHITDWYPTLVGLAGGNVSLTEGLDGYNVWPTISEGKESPRLEILHNIDPLHRRTGLPPSGSGQEAQHLWDTTVQAAIRVGDWKLLTGDPGHGDWVPPQVLANFPGSWWTLERNTGGTGKSVWLFNITGDPYERSDLALQRPDVVKQLLARLAYYNRTAVPVRFPTDDPRANPDRNGGAWVPWVGGDEDEQKWNGVYKKGRNKRKKKCKLGKLRSFFKKLNTRIMSNRI